The Thiovulum sp. ES genomic interval GAGAAAGATGATAATTAGTTTTTTTGTAGCACTTTTTACAACATCAATTGTTCTATTTGCTTCACGGAAAAGCTATCAAAAGTATGTTGAAGAGAGGATCAAGGCAGGAGATGTTCCAATGCCAAAAGAGGATTATGATGGACTACTTGAAGATGATGAGATAATTGAAGAAGATGAAAAAGAGATTATAAAAGAGGAGAAGAAAAAAATAGGAGTTTTGCAAAATAAAAAAGAGATTTTTAAAGCTCTACCAATAAATCTTTCACTTTTGCGAATAGTCTCATATATTTTTCTTGTGATTGGATTTATTATTTTAAAAGATAGCGGAAACCTAAATATCGCATCCTACCTTGTTGGAGTAACAGTTGCAATTGTTGGAATTTCAATTTCAACTGCAAGGAATGGTCAATGAGTGCAATTCAATTTTTCTATTTTAATGAGAGAGTTGAGTTCGACAATCAGATAAGTCAAGACTATGTTTCTTCCCTGCATAAAAAAGGAAAGATTTCAGTATCAGAAAACAGTATTTTTTTAAAAGATTTCTGCGGTTATCTTGGTGATACACTCTATGTTCCAAAAAAGATTCAGCATCTTTTAAATTTGGAATCTGATTTTGAGTATGAAAAACTGTTTTCAAATCTTTTTAAAGAGCTTGTTCAAAACTTTAATGATGAGTTGCTTTTTCAACTTTTTCCAACTAGATTAGGACTCGTAAAAACCTCATCGCACGGTAAAGGCAGTCTGCTTTTTCAACTAAATACCTTGCTTGAATTTAGAGATATTACGATGTTTTCACTAAATATAATTGCAAAAAGACCACATAAAACTCTTATTGAAAATGAAGAGTATAGGGCTTTTGATACAATTTCATATATTGATGATCGTCTGCTTTTGGATTCATTACAAAATCCGCAAAATTGGTATGAAAATTCTCCACGAAAACCGCAAGAGATGTTGCAATATCACAATTTTGAAAGTGTAGATACCGTAGAGAATCGTTTTATAAAATTTTTTCTAAATGAACTTTCTGAAATCGTGGAGAAACTCGTAAAATTTACAAAAGATATTCCAATTCAGAAAATCCTTATTAGCAGTCTTAAATATGAGATAGAGAATTTCCGAAATGATTTTCCTCTCGATGAGGTTGGAACAATGAAATTTATTCCTTACAGCTCTCAAGTTTTGTTAAAACGAGATGGGTATCGAGAACTTTTTGATCTATATCATCGGCTATATTTCTCGTTCCGTCCCTCTTTTTTAGATTCTCTTGACACCGCAATTTCATTAAAAGATATTTCATCGCTTTGGGAATATTATGTTTTTATTCAACTTATAGAGCTTTTTGGTGAAATTAAGTGGGAGAGTTTTAAAAGCGGTTTAAAAGTGAAAGAGGAAGAGTATGAAAAAGCCTATATTGAATTTAAGAGTGGTGCAAAAATCTACTATCAACATGTTTTTAATTCATACAGCGGAATCCTTTTCCGTCCAGATTTCTATATTGAATACAACAAAAAGACTTTTGTCATTGATGCAAAATTTCGTGTTGTTGATAGCAATCGAACTGAAATTTTAAAAAATATGCACTACTATAAAGATGGACTTGGGCTAACTTCGTCAATAGCAATTGTTATTGGAAATCGAATGGGCGGAGAAGTGTTTAGTGAAAATGGCGAAAAGAAAAGTGTATCTTCACTTTCTGAAATAATTTTCGCAGAAGGTGTTGGATATTTCAATATTGATTTAAACACTCTACTTTAAAAAATTTGGAAATATTTAGAAAATGACAAGACTTCAAAAAAACCTTTTAGAATTTTTAGAAGACAAAAATAGAATTGATATTTTAATTACATCAAACAACAGTGAAAATTTTCAGGCAGAACAAGTTTTGAAATATTTAAAAATTTCATTCACAACCTTGCCCGATTTTCGAGCGGTGGAATTTGATGATTTGATAAGTTATCGAGAAGAAATTCTTCAAATTCAGACAGCGATTTGGAAACATTCAAAAAATGGTGGAGTTTTAATAATTCCGCAGAGAACAATGCAAAATCCAATTCCCAAAGCAAATTTATTAAAAAGTAAAAAAATATCATTTGGAGAAGAGTTTCAAATCGATTTAGAAGATTTTGGATATAAAAAAGTTGATATTGTTTTGGAGCGAGGCGAATTTTTAGAAAACGGGAACGGGCTTGATATTTTTCCGATAAATACGGAAAATCCGTATCGAATAAAATTTGAAGGTTCTGAAATTTCCCATATTCAAGAATTTAGCGAATTGACTCAAAGATTTATTGGTGATGAGGTCGAGGATTTTGAGTTAGTTCCTGCAATTCCACAAATTGCACCTCATCGTAAAATTGAGATTGAAAACAAAATTCTGAACAGTGAATTCAATACAAGAACTCCAGATTTTGAATCTTTTGGACTTTGGTTTTTAAATGAAGAAGAGACTTTTAAAATTCCGCAAAAAGCAAGTATCAGAAATCTGAGTGATTTGCCTGATGCTGTTGGATTTTATGACATCGAGTTTGAGACAAAACAGGCACGAAAAAAGAAGAGTAAAATTATTCTTGATGAGTTAGAAATTGGCGAATATGTTGTCCATTCCGATTATGGAATTGGACTTTTTGAGGGACTTTCTCGTGAAAGAGTTTTGGGAGTCGAACAAGATTTTGTCCGAATGAAATATCAAGGCGATTCTCACTTGCTTGTTCCAATTGGAAATCTTCACTATCTTTCGCGATACATCTCTTCGACTGGAAAAGTTCCAAAAGTTGATAAATTAGGAAAAGGTGGTTTCTCAAAAAAGAGCGGAAAAGTTCGTGGGAAATTGGCAGAAATTGCAAAATATATTGTTGATTTGAGTGCAAAACGGCGATTGATTTCCGCACCAAAAATTGCACAAATTGATTTAAAACCGCTCCAACGAGAATCTGGATTTAAATACACGGAAGACCAAGAAGATAGTATTTTTGAAATTACAGAGGGACTCCAAAAAGGTTTTCCGATGGATCATCTTTTGATTGGAGATGTTGGTTTTGGAAAAACGGAAGTTGCCTTGAATACCATATATTTTGTGGCAAAAAACGGTTTTCAAAGTGCTTTTGTCGTTCCGACAACAATTCTTGCAAAACAGCATTTTGATACTTTAAAAATTCGACTCAAAAATTTTGGAATTCAAATTGCACATATTGACCGTTTCACAAAATTGAAAGAGAAAAGAGAAATCCAAAAAAAAGTTGAAAGTGGAGAAATCGATTTAGTGATTGGAACACATGCGATTTTGACTTTTAAATTTAAAAACTTGGCACTTTTTATTGTTGATGAAGAACACAAATTTGGAGTGAAACAGAAAAGCCAATTACAGGAACTTTATGTAAATACACATTTGCTTTCAATGAGTGCAACACCGATTCCGCGAACTCTCCACCAAGCTCTTTCACAAATTAAGACAATTTCAAAATTGGAAACTCCACCAAAGGAGAGAATTGGAACTCGAACTTTTGTCAAAAATTACGATGAGGTCGCAATTAAAGATGCAATCTTACGAGAGTTGAAACGAAACGGACAAGTTTTTTATATTTTTAATTCGATTGCTGAAATTGAGAATAAGAAAAGTGAAATTTTAAGAATATTGCCAAATTTACAAATTGCTGTTTTGCACTCAAAAGTTCCTGCTAAACAGATGGAAGATGAAATTGATAAATTTACAAATAACGAATATCGGATACTTTTAGCGACATCAATTGTTGGTGCGGGGATTCATATTCCAAATGTGAATACTATTATTATTGAGGGTGCAGATCGTTTTGGAATTGCGGATTTACATCAACTTCGTGGGCGAGTTGGTCGGAGTGATCGAGAGGGATTCTGTCATCTTTTTGTCGAGGATTTTTCTGAAATTTCTGAAAAAGCAGAACAGAGATTACTTGCACTTGAAAAAAATAGTTCGCTTGGGGTCGGTTCAAATTTGGCAAAGCAGGATTTAGAAATTCGTGGCGGTGGAAATATTGCGGGAGAGTCTCAAAGCGGACATATTGATGATGTTGGCTATTCGCTTTATATCAGAATGCTTGAAAAGGAGATCGAAAAACTATCAAAAAGTGGTGAGGTTTTTCAGCGAAAAGGTGTGGATATTCAGCTCAAAATCGAAACTTATATTTCAACTGATTTAATTCCAGACGACCGAATCCGACTCGATATTTACCGACGAGTTACAAATGCTGAAAATCTTTCTGATGTCGATGAGGTCGAAGATGAAGTTTTTGAACGATTTGGAAAACTAGACCAAATCACAAAACAATTTTTTGACATTGTAAAAATTAGGATTCTTTCTGAACGAAAAAATATTTCTGGAGTTTCAAACAGTGGAAATAAAATCTACTTTACAAAATTGAGTGGAGAACGGGAAATGATTTCTGCGGAAACTCGAGATCACGACGATATTTTGAAAGCAGTTTTTCAATTTCTCGAAAAAAGTTGATATTTCACAATTAAACATTTTTTCGATAACATTTTTTCAAACAAAATCTAGGGGATTTTAATGGCATTCTTAGAAGAATACAAAAAACATGTCGCAGATCGAAAGGCTCTCGGTGTTCCTCCACTTCCACTTAGCAAAGAGCAAGTAGCTGAAGTTGTTGAAGGAATTAAAAACGGTAGCGAAAATGTAGCCCAACTTGTAGGACTTCTCAAAAATAGAGTATCTCCAGGTGTTGATGATGCTGCTTATGTTAAAGCTGACTTTTTAAATGCAATTGTTACAGGTGAAGTTGAAAGTCCTGAAATTTCAAAAGTTGATGCTATTGAAACTCTTGGAAAAATGCTAGGTGGATTCAATGTTGCTCCACTTATCAACGGTCTTAAATTAGAAGACGAAGTAGCACAAGCTTCTGCAAATGCACTTAAAAACACACTTCTTGTTTATGATGCATTTAATGATGTTGAAGAACTTCACAAAGCAGGAAACAAATTTGCTACTGAAGTAATTACATCTTGGGCAAATGCTGAATGGTTCACAAGCAAACCAAAATTGAATGACAAAATGACTCTTACAGTTTTCAAAGTTGCAGGTGAGACAAATACAGATGATTTATCTCCAGCAAGTGAAGCATTTACAAGAAGTGATATTCCACTCCATGCAAACTCTATGCTTGGTGCAAAAATGGAAGACCCACTTGGAACAATTGCAAAATTGAAAGAGAATGGACATCATGTTGCTTATGTTGGTGATGTTGTTGGAACTGGTTCAAGTCGAAAGTCTGGAATCAACTCTGTTCAATGGCATTTAGGTGAGCCAATTGATGGTGTGCCAAACAAAAAAACTTGTGGTGTAGTTCTTGGTGGAATTATTGCTCCAATTTTCTTTGCGACTGCTGAAGATTCTGGTGCATTACCAATCGAGTTAGATGTAACACAAATGGAAACAGGCGATGTGATTGACTTATTCCCATACGAAGGTCGAGCAGAAAAAAATGGTGAGACAATCGCAGAATTCAACATTCGACCAAATACACTTTTCGATGAGGTTCGAGCTGGAGGAAGAATTCCACTAATTATTGGTCGAGGACTTACTAAAAAAGCTAGAGATGTTTTAGGTTTAGGTGAAGATGAAATTTTCGCACGACCAGATCAACCAGAAGATACAGGAAAAGGTTTCACACTTGCTCAAAAAATGGTAGGAAAAGCTACTGGATTGAAAGGTGTTCGACCAGGAATGTATGTTGAGCCACAAACTCTAACAGTTGGTTCTCAAGATACGACTGGACCAATGACAAGAGACGAAATCAAAGAACTTGCTGCCCTTGGTTTCTCTGCTGATTTAGTAATGCAATCTTTCTGCCACACAGCTGCTTATCCAAAACCTGCTGATGTAAATC includes:
- a CDS encoding aconitate hydratase 2 AcnB (PFAM: Aconitate B N-terminal domain; Aconitase family (aconitate hydratase); Aconitate hydratase 2 N-terminus~TIGRFAM: aconitate hydratase 2), which encodes MAFLEEYKKHVADRKALGVPPLPLSKEQVAEVVEGIKNGSENVAQLVGLLKNRVSPGVDDAAYVKADFLNAIVTGEVESPEISKVDAIETLGKMLGGFNVAPLINGLKLEDEVAQASANALKNTLLVYDAFNDVEELHKAGNKFATEVITSWANAEWFTSKPKLNDKMTLTVFKVAGETNTDDLSPASEAFTRSDIPLHANSMLGAKMEDPLGTIAKLKENGHHVAYVGDVVGTGSSRKSGINSVQWHLGEPIDGVPNKKTCGVVLGGIIAPIFFATAEDSGALPIELDVTQMETGDVIDLFPYEGRAEKNGETIAEFNIRPNTLFDEVRAGGRIPLIIGRGLTKKARDVLGLGEDEIFARPDQPEDTGKGFTLAQKMVGKATGLKGVRPGMYVEPQTLTVGSQDTTGPMTRDEIKELAALGFSADLVMQSFCHTAAYPKPADVNLHNTLPDFISSRSGVSLRPADGVIHSWLNRMVLPDTVGTGADSHTRFPVGISFPGGSGIVAFAGVTGSMPLNMPESVKVVFKGEMQPGITLRDLVNAIPYQAIQDGLLTVEKKGKKNIFAGRILEIEGLPTLKAEQAFELSDASAERSAAACTVKLDKEPVIEYVNSNIKLLEAMIEDGYSDARTLQRRVDKFKDWLANPELLEADSDAEYTAVLEIDLNEITEPILACPNDPDDVATLSEILADEKRPHNIDEVFVGSCMTNIGHYRALGEVLKGEGQVPVRLWVVPPTRMDEKQLTQEGYYSLFGMAGARTETPGCSLCMGNQARVADNAIVFSTSTRNFDNRLGKGAQVYLGSAELAAVCAMLGRLPSKEEYLKIVPSKISGKEDQIYKYLNFHEIEGYSLATK
- a CDS encoding hypothetical protein (PFAM: Domain of unknown function (DUF2357); Protein of unknown function (DUF524)), with the translated sequence MSAIQFFYFNERVEFDNQISQDYVSSLHKKGKISVSENSIFLKDFCGYLGDTLYVPKKIQHLLNLESDFEYEKLFSNLFKELVQNFNDELLFQLFPTRLGLVKTSSHGKGSLLFQLNTLLEFRDITMFSLNIIAKRPHKTLIENEEYRAFDTISYIDDRLLLDSLQNPQNWYENSPRKPQEMLQYHNFESVDTVENRFIKFFLNELSEIVEKLVKFTKDIPIQKILISSLKYEIENFRNDFPLDEVGTMKFIPYSSQVLLKRDGYRELFDLYHRLYFSFRPSFLDSLDTAISLKDISSLWEYYVFIQLIELFGEIKWESFKSGLKVKEEEYEKAYIEFKSGAKIYYQHVFNSYSGILFRPDFYIEYNKKTFVIDAKFRVVDSNRTEILKNMHYYKDGLGLTSSIAIVIGNRMGGEVFSENGEKKSVSSLSEIIFAEGVGYFNIDLNTLL
- a CDS encoding transcription-repair coupling factor (superfamily II helicase) (PFAM: Helicase conserved C-terminal domain; TRCF domain; CarD-like/TRCF domain; DEAD/DEAH box helicase~TIGRFAM: transcription-repair coupling factor (mfd)), translated to MTRLQKNLLEFLEDKNRIDILITSNNSENFQAEQVLKYLKISFTTLPDFRAVEFDDLISYREEILQIQTAIWKHSKNGGVLIIPQRTMQNPIPKANLLKSKKISFGEEFQIDLEDFGYKKVDIVLERGEFLENGNGLDIFPINTENPYRIKFEGSEISHIQEFSELTQRFIGDEVEDFELVPAIPQIAPHRKIEIENKILNSEFNTRTPDFESFGLWFLNEEETFKIPQKASIRNLSDLPDAVGFYDIEFETKQARKKKSKIILDELEIGEYVVHSDYGIGLFEGLSRERVLGVEQDFVRMKYQGDSHLLVPIGNLHYLSRYISSTGKVPKVDKLGKGGFSKKSGKVRGKLAEIAKYIVDLSAKRRLISAPKIAQIDLKPLQRESGFKYTEDQEDSIFEITEGLQKGFPMDHLLIGDVGFGKTEVALNTIYFVAKNGFQSAFVVPTTILAKQHFDTLKIRLKNFGIQIAHIDRFTKLKEKREIQKKVESGEIDLVIGTHAILTFKFKNLALFIVDEEHKFGVKQKSQLQELYVNTHLLSMSATPIPRTLHQALSQIKTISKLETPPKERIGTRTFVKNYDEVAIKDAILRELKRNGQVFYIFNSIAEIENKKSEILRILPNLQIAVLHSKVPAKQMEDEIDKFTNNEYRILLATSIVGAGIHIPNVNTIIIEGADRFGIADLHQLRGRVGRSDREGFCHLFVEDFSEISEKAEQRLLALEKNSSLGVGSNLAKQDLEIRGGGNIAGESQSGHIDDVGYSLYIRMLEKEIEKLSKSGEVFQRKGVDIQLKIETYISTDLIPDDRIRLDIYRRVTNAENLSDVDEVEDEVFERFGKLDQITKQFFDIVKIRILSERKNISGVSNSGNKIYFTKLSGEREMISAETRDHDDILKAVFQFLEKS